A single window of Streptomyces sp. NBC_00464 DNA harbors:
- a CDS encoding zinc-binding dehydrogenase gives MTDWVDAMPGTISDGPLDVHYARWDGVDRPFALVATTTPRSPGEGEVLVRIDLATVCGSDLHTVNGKRPSPVPVLLGHEQVGTVLAVGPGSPSCVDGTPVVPGLRVVWSVTASCGSCPRCLRGHPQKCRELRKYGHEPLDERAPLTGGFATHCVLLPGTAIVAVPDELPDAIAAPASCATATVAAVIAAAGPLEGREVLVTGAGMLGLTAVAMAALGGARVTAVDPSPARRVRAGQFGAARVLDVNEPPGPADIALELSGRTDAVRTCLSALDVGGTAVLAGSVSPADAVPIDPEWLVRGLRTVTGVHNYRPADLHSAVAFLAARHAAHPFADLVEGAHSLKDLGAAVRAAQGADAPRQAVLPRLG, from the coding sequence ATGACGGATTGGGTTGACGCGATGCCTGGGACGATCTCCGACGGACCTCTCGACGTCCACTACGCCCGCTGGGACGGCGTCGACCGGCCGTTCGCACTGGTGGCGACCACCACCCCCAGGTCGCCGGGTGAAGGCGAGGTGCTGGTGCGGATCGACCTGGCCACGGTGTGCGGCAGCGACCTGCACACCGTGAACGGCAAGCGGCCCTCCCCGGTTCCGGTGCTGCTGGGGCACGAACAGGTGGGCACCGTGCTGGCGGTGGGCCCGGGATCGCCGTCGTGTGTGGACGGCACCCCGGTGGTGCCGGGGCTGCGGGTGGTGTGGTCGGTCACCGCCTCCTGCGGGTCCTGTCCGCGCTGCCTGCGCGGCCATCCGCAGAAGTGCCGGGAGCTGCGCAAGTACGGGCACGAGCCGCTGGACGAACGGGCCCCCCTGACGGGTGGGTTCGCCACCCACTGTGTGCTGCTGCCCGGGACCGCCATCGTCGCCGTACCCGATGAACTGCCGGACGCGATCGCTGCTCCGGCATCCTGCGCAACCGCCACCGTGGCCGCGGTCATCGCCGCCGCCGGCCCCCTGGAGGGGCGCGAGGTGCTGGTCACCGGCGCGGGCATGCTCGGCCTGACGGCGGTGGCGATGGCCGCACTCGGGGGCGCCCGCGTGACCGCCGTCGATCCGTCCCCGGCCCGGCGGGTGCGCGCCGGACAGTTCGGGGCCGCCCGGGTGCTGGACGTGAACGAACCGCCGGGCCCGGCCGACATCGCCCTGGAGCTGTCGGGCCGCACGGACGCGGTCCGGACGTGCCTGTCCGCCCTCGACGTCGGCGGCACCGCCGTGCTGGCCGGCTCGGTCTCCCCGGCGGACGCCGTACCCATCGACCCCGAGTGGCTCGTGCGCGGCCTGCGCACGGTCACCGGTGTCCATAACTACCGCCCTGCCGACCTCCATTCGGCCGTGGCGTTCCTCGCCGCCCGCCATGCCGCCCACCCCTTCGCCGACCTGGTGGAAGGGGCTCATTCCCTGAAGGATCTCGGTGCGGCCGTGCGGGCCGCGCAGGGAGCGGATGCTCCGCGTCAGGCCGTTCTGCCGCGACTCGGCTGA
- a CDS encoding GntR family transcriptional regulator translates to MATPLHRTIAAELRHRVRSGNLEVGGSLPSESQLCEEFSASRGPVRQALATLRDEGLIGGGQGKRAVVLDTVPTQPFESFLSYTRRAELTGHSPGQQLQEIALRRPEPEIAAALQINPNDLAVQLVRLRLLDGRPAMLERMTYVESVGRPLISADLDAGSIYALLTEQGVDLHSARHTFDAVPADTLDAKLLEVPEGFPLLRERRLTTDSQGTPVEWSEDRYRSDTATVTVTNTRSSRTAML, encoded by the coding sequence ATGGCCACCCCTCTGCACCGGACCATCGCAGCCGAACTCCGTCATCGGGTTCGTTCCGGGAACCTTGAGGTCGGCGGGTCGTTGCCGTCCGAGTCGCAGCTTTGCGAGGAGTTCTCGGCGTCACGGGGACCGGTCCGGCAGGCCCTCGCCACCTTGCGGGACGAAGGACTCATCGGTGGCGGCCAGGGCAAGCGGGCCGTGGTGCTGGACACCGTCCCCACCCAGCCGTTCGAGTCGTTCCTGTCCTACACCCGCCGTGCGGAACTCACCGGCCACTCCCCCGGCCAGCAGCTGCAGGAGATCGCGTTGCGCCGCCCCGAACCGGAGATCGCCGCGGCCCTGCAGATCAACCCGAACGACCTCGCGGTCCAGCTCGTCAGACTGCGTCTGCTCGACGGACGCCCCGCGATGCTGGAACGCATGACGTATGTCGAGTCGGTGGGCCGCCCGTTGATCTCCGCGGACCTGGACGCCGGCTCCATCTACGCCCTGCTCACCGAGCAGGGCGTGGATCTGCACTCCGCCCGGCACACGTTCGACGCGGTACCCGCCGACACACTGGACGCGAAGCTGCTGGAAGTCCCCGAGGGCTTCCCGCTGCTCAGGGAGCGGCGCCTGACGACGGACTCCCAAGGCACTCCCGTCGAATGGTCCGAGGACCGCTACCGCTCGGACACCGCGACCGTGACGGTCACCAACACCCGCAGCTCCCGCACCGCCATGCTCTGA
- a CDS encoding FadR/GntR family transcriptional regulator: MTIVRTTLSHHVAQEIIGEIKLRGLRAGDEIPAEGELAERHGVNRLAVREAIRTLVARGVLVSSQGKRARVAIPAPAVLEQIIDFRLSQNSMDLVDLLDTRRVIEAELARRAAARVAAGEGSMTEVVRALDGMGGAAGDREAFIAADLAFHQAVAELAASGLFSFVLTAMNGILLDSRRASYHGRARRGVSQQATVEAHRRIADAIAAGDGDRAAEAMTDHLAETGHDLGL, encoded by the coding sequence ATGACGATCGTGCGGACGACGCTGAGCCACCACGTGGCGCAGGAGATCATCGGCGAGATCAAACTGCGCGGGCTGCGCGCGGGTGACGAGATCCCGGCCGAGGGCGAACTCGCCGAGCGGCACGGCGTCAACCGTCTTGCGGTGCGCGAAGCGATCCGCACGCTGGTCGCGCGCGGTGTCCTCGTTTCCAGCCAGGGAAAGCGTGCGCGTGTGGCGATCCCCGCGCCCGCTGTCCTGGAGCAGATCATCGACTTCCGGCTCAGCCAGAACTCGATGGATCTGGTGGACCTGCTCGACACCCGGCGCGTGATCGAGGCCGAGCTCGCACGGCGGGCCGCGGCCCGGGTCGCCGCGGGTGAGGGCTCCATGACGGAAGTGGTTCGCGCACTGGACGGGATGGGCGGCGCTGCCGGTGACCGGGAGGCGTTCATCGCGGCGGATCTGGCCTTCCATCAGGCAGTGGCGGAACTGGCGGCATCCGGCCTGTTCTCCTTCGTCCTCACGGCGATGAACGGGATCCTGCTCGACTCGCGCAGGGCGAGCTACCACGGGCGGGCGCGCCGGGGCGTGAGCCAGCAGGCCACCGTCGAGGCGCACAGGCGCATCGCCGACGCAATTGCCGCCGGCGACGGGGACCGTGCGGCCGAGGCCATGACCGACCACCTCGCGGAGACCGGTCACGACCTCGGGCTGTGA
- a CDS encoding phosphonate ABC transporter ATP-binding protein — MLALSGITVRYGERQVLHGVDVDVARGELLAVLGANGSGKSTLLRAAAGLEPLAAGTVSIDGRPCAPLDTAVVFQHIHLVRRRTVLENVCAGALGRLRLRHSLIPALFPRALREEAMACLDRVGLADRAHDRAGSLSGGQQQRVAVARALCQRPRVLLADEPVSALDPAASEQVLALLAELAHEAGLAVLAVLHQPSLAARHADRMVGLRNGRVVLDGPPGQNVDALYRAAVVEAVS; from the coding sequence ATGCTCGCCCTGTCCGGGATCACCGTGCGGTACGGGGAGCGGCAGGTGCTGCACGGGGTGGACGTCGACGTCGCCCGAGGCGAACTGCTCGCCGTACTCGGGGCCAACGGCTCCGGCAAGTCGACCCTGCTGCGAGCAGCCGCCGGCCTGGAACCGTTGGCGGCAGGCACCGTGAGCATCGACGGGAGGCCGTGCGCGCCGCTGGACACCGCCGTGGTCTTCCAGCACATCCACCTCGTGCGCCGGCGTACCGTCCTGGAGAACGTGTGCGCCGGTGCCCTCGGCCGGCTCCGGCTGCGGCACTCGCTCATCCCCGCCCTGTTCCCGCGCGCACTGCGGGAGGAGGCGATGGCCTGCCTGGACCGGGTGGGTCTCGCCGACCGGGCGCACGACCGCGCGGGCAGCCTCTCCGGCGGCCAGCAGCAGCGCGTCGCCGTGGCCCGTGCCCTGTGCCAGCGCCCCCGTGTGCTGCTGGCCGACGAACCGGTGTCCGCACTGGACCCGGCCGCGTCGGAGCAGGTACTCGCGCTGCTGGCCGAGCTCGCCCACGAAGCGGGCCTGGCCGTCCTCGCCGTCCTGCACCAGCCCTCGCTCGCCGCCCGCCACGCCGACCGCATGGTCGGCCTGCGAAACGGCCGGGTGGTCCTGGACGGGCCACCCGGCCAGAACGTCGACGCCCTGTACCGGGCCGCGGTTGTGGAGGCCGTTTCATGA
- a CDS encoding SDR family NAD(P)-dependent oxidoreductase: MNDLTGEVVLVTGAARGIGAAVATTAAAAGAQVGLLDIDGDGARETARLIGPAAGWAACDITSEDQVHDAVSALREQLGPATGLVNNAGRNSYADVVSMTTQQWDEVFGVDLKGAWLMARAVLPAMMGRGRGAIVNIASMHATMTCPGMFPYASAKAGLVGLTRSMALEVGPKGIRVNAVSPGYIETDLLAEYFDQEKPEVREEAVSKHILGRLGTPDQVASVVAFLLSDAAGFVTGADWAVDGGVSARFA, translated from the coding sequence ATGAATGACCTGACCGGCGAAGTAGTACTCGTCACCGGTGCTGCTCGTGGCATCGGCGCCGCCGTCGCCACCACGGCGGCGGCCGCCGGCGCACAGGTGGGCCTGCTGGACATCGACGGCGACGGCGCACGGGAGACCGCGCGGCTCATCGGCCCGGCGGCGGGCTGGGCGGCATGCGACATCACCAGTGAGGACCAGGTCCATGACGCGGTGTCAGCACTGCGTGAGCAACTCGGCCCGGCTACGGGCCTGGTCAACAACGCGGGACGGAACTCCTACGCCGACGTGGTCTCCATGACCACCCAGCAGTGGGACGAGGTGTTCGGGGTCGACCTCAAGGGGGCGTGGCTCATGGCCAGGGCCGTGCTGCCGGCCATGATGGGCCGGGGGCGGGGCGCGATCGTGAACATCGCCTCCATGCACGCCACGATGACCTGCCCCGGCATGTTCCCCTACGCCTCGGCCAAGGCGGGTCTGGTCGGTCTGACCCGCAGCATGGCCCTGGAGGTGGGTCCGAAGGGCATCCGGGTCAATGCGGTCAGCCCCGGATACATCGAGACCGATCTGCTGGCAGAGTACTTCGATCAGGAAAAGCCAGAGGTCCGGGAGGAGGCCGTCTCCAAGCACATCCTCGGCCGGCTCGGTACCCCCGACCAGGTCGCCTCCGTGGTTGCCTTCCTTCTGTCCGACGCCGCAGGCTTCGTCACCGGGGCCGACTGGGCCGTCGACGGAGGCGTGTCCGCCCGGTTCGCCTGA
- a CDS encoding alkaline phosphatase D family protein — MPDNSLDRRKILTGGVAAALAVGVAGPASAASGAPLAADDTAPLCAAVLEYEDPWTKALGLAELLRTAGFEVVPLDLTLAADEQPQRVDLIAFGTFTNNSDDYLDYVADQADSLRRFVADRGVVLDLAQSDQYGAAVAYLPSGVSAVRTDADYDTIHPVDAGHPLVKGLRVSNGRLFTGRNASPRVSYETVQRWSSMRVLMACSASGFPPALLEGRFGAGRFLVTSLTVDKIRNSAGVVVQPADAVADSEAFFTALAGYVASVRSGTAPAVVPTPMPPEQPVGPMVGHTEPGNARIWARPGLDPSLYSRWTCAYRELDGKGNKAWRTVTTAVEPGNDNTLIAQLRGLAPDTAYEFTLTPVREAAGFTPMTGSFTTSPDPDRPSVVTMGMGSCGPSVPDHVWTAIMDEGCDSFVMLGDTPYVDSSDLEVARRKHRTFLVQPEISRLVSSMPVWATWDDHDFGGNDFHGDYKSKRQNRTAFVNYRANPSFGQSADGKILKQRTDGEGVYTSFRRGPIEVFLLDPRWFSRTAPSWADSTQVTCLGTVQWDWLRKELSRSTAPFKAIATGMIWDDKQNAEKDDWATYSYERDAIYDFIAAEKIPGCFLIGGDIHVSRALSYGPRVGYDLWQFIVSPMHDSTIPSLNVPSPYLVHSAVEPHVFLKLVADTTLDMPTLTATWINRDAERLFEVTRTAAELGHTSYPRRPVHTHHGRDENPGGGRGHSHR; from the coding sequence ATGCCGGACAACAGTCTGGACCGACGGAAGATACTGACGGGCGGTGTCGCCGCAGCTCTCGCGGTCGGTGTCGCCGGCCCGGCGTCAGCCGCGAGCGGCGCGCCGCTCGCCGCGGACGACACCGCCCCGCTGTGCGCCGCCGTCCTGGAGTACGAAGACCCCTGGACCAAGGCCCTGGGCCTGGCCGAACTGCTGCGGACCGCGGGCTTCGAGGTGGTGCCGCTCGACCTCACGCTGGCAGCCGACGAGCAGCCTCAGCGGGTCGACCTGATCGCGTTCGGCACCTTCACGAACAACAGCGACGACTACCTCGACTACGTCGCCGACCAGGCCGATTCCCTTCGCCGGTTCGTGGCCGACCGAGGTGTCGTGCTGGACCTGGCGCAGTCCGACCAGTACGGCGCCGCAGTCGCCTATCTGCCGAGCGGTGTGTCGGCCGTGCGGACCGACGCCGACTACGACACGATCCACCCGGTCGACGCCGGCCACCCGCTCGTCAAGGGGCTGCGCGTCAGCAACGGCCGGCTGTTCACCGGCCGGAACGCCAGTCCGCGGGTGAGCTACGAGACGGTGCAGCGGTGGAGTTCCATGCGGGTCCTGATGGCCTGCTCCGCCTCCGGGTTCCCGCCCGCGCTGCTGGAGGGCCGGTTCGGGGCCGGCCGGTTCCTCGTCACCAGTCTGACCGTTGACAAGATCCGCAACAGTGCGGGCGTTGTGGTGCAGCCGGCCGATGCGGTGGCGGACAGCGAGGCGTTCTTCACCGCGCTGGCCGGCTATGTCGCGTCGGTGCGCAGCGGGACGGCGCCCGCCGTGGTGCCGACGCCGATGCCGCCCGAGCAGCCGGTCGGGCCGATGGTCGGCCACACCGAACCCGGCAACGCCCGGATCTGGGCCCGCCCCGGTCTGGACCCCTCGCTCTACTCCCGCTGGACCTGCGCCTACCGGGAACTGGACGGGAAGGGGAACAAGGCCTGGCGCACCGTCACCACGGCCGTCGAACCCGGCAACGACAACACGCTCATCGCCCAACTGCGGGGACTTGCCCCCGATACGGCGTACGAGTTCACCCTCACCCCGGTCAGGGAAGCGGCGGGCTTCACGCCGATGACCGGCTCCTTCACCACCTCGCCCGACCCGGACAGGCCCTCCGTGGTCACCATGGGGATGGGCTCGTGCGGCCCGTCGGTCCCCGACCATGTATGGACGGCGATCATGGACGAGGGCTGCGACAGCTTCGTCATGCTGGGCGACACGCCGTATGTCGACAGCTCCGACCTGGAGGTGGCCCGCCGGAAGCACCGCACGTTCCTGGTGCAGCCGGAGATCTCCCGGCTGGTCTCCTCGATGCCGGTCTGGGCCACCTGGGACGACCACGACTTCGGCGGCAACGACTTCCACGGCGACTACAAGAGCAAACGCCAGAACCGCACCGCCTTCGTCAACTACCGCGCCAACCCCAGCTTCGGGCAGAGCGCGGACGGGAAGATCCTCAAGCAGCGCACGGACGGCGAGGGTGTCTATACATCCTTCCGGCGGGGACCGATCGAGGTCTTCCTGCTGGACCCGCGCTGGTTCAGCCGTACCGCACCGAGCTGGGCCGACAGCACCCAGGTGACCTGCCTGGGCACGGTGCAGTGGGACTGGCTCCGCAAGGAGCTGAGCCGGAGCACGGCCCCGTTCAAGGCCATCGCCACCGGCATGATCTGGGACGACAAGCAGAACGCGGAGAAGGACGACTGGGCCACCTACTCCTACGAGCGGGACGCGATCTACGACTTCATCGCCGCGGAGAAGATCCCGGGCTGCTTCCTGATCGGCGGAGACATCCACGTCTCCCGTGCCCTGAGCTACGGCCCCCGTGTCGGCTACGACCTGTGGCAGTTCATTGTCAGTCCCATGCACGACAGCACCATCCCGAGCCTCAACGTGCCCAGCCCCTACCTGGTGCACAGTGCCGTCGAACCGCACGTCTTCCTCAAGCTGGTCGCCGACACCACGCTCGACATGCCGACCCTCACGGCGACCTGGATCAACCGCGACGCCGAGCGCCTCTTCGAGGTGACCCGCACCGCGGCCGAACTCGGTCACACCTCCTACCCGAGGCGTCCTGTGCACACCCACCACGGCCGGGACGAGAACCCCGGCGGCGGACGCGGACACAGCCACCGCTGA
- a CDS encoding phosphate/phosphite/phosphonate ABC transporter substrate-binding protein — protein MPVRPFTLATSLAVVAMLSLSACGGSSDAAESATCPGGKIRFGVEPFEDPAKLTPAAKVLADALGESLYCEVELTITEDYSAEVLAMENGKLDIAMFGPLGYVFASGRAEAEAIASFGDGKGKVSSYTAGIWVPKESAVKTVADLKGHSLALASVGSTSGDALPRQAMLDAGLKKDDVKVNYAGGHPEALLALAKGTVDAAEINSQQLASATAAGTFDPSGFRQVWGSDPIPNDPITVRGSLDAEFKKAVTDALLKLPPDKVGKIGALLDVDPPAPLVAVDKSTYQPLFDLAAALNLTEKDV, from the coding sequence GTGCCCGTCCGCCCTTTCACTCTTGCCACTTCGCTCGCCGTTGTCGCCATGCTGTCCCTGAGCGCCTGCGGCGGCAGTTCGGACGCGGCCGAGTCCGCGACCTGCCCCGGCGGCAAGATCCGCTTCGGTGTGGAGCCCTTCGAGGACCCCGCCAAGCTCACCCCTGCCGCCAAGGTCCTGGCCGACGCCCTCGGTGAAAGCCTGTACTGCGAGGTGGAGTTGACCATCACCGAGGACTACTCCGCCGAGGTCCTCGCCATGGAGAACGGCAAGCTCGACATCGCCATGTTCGGCCCCCTCGGCTACGTCTTCGCCAGCGGGCGGGCCGAGGCGGAGGCCATCGCCTCGTTCGGTGACGGCAAGGGGAAGGTGTCCAGCTACACCGCCGGCATCTGGGTGCCGAAGGAGTCCGCCGTCAAGACGGTCGCGGATCTCAAGGGCCACTCCCTCGCGCTGGCGTCCGTCGGATCGACGTCGGGCGACGCCCTGCCGCGCCAGGCGATGCTCGACGCAGGCCTGAAGAAGGACGACGTCAAGGTCAACTACGCCGGAGGCCACCCGGAGGCCCTGCTGGCCCTCGCCAAGGGCACGGTCGACGCCGCCGAGATCAACTCCCAGCAACTGGCGAGCGCCACTGCCGCCGGAACCTTCGACCCGTCCGGGTTCCGGCAGGTGTGGGGCTCCGACCCGATCCCGAACGACCCGATCACCGTCCGGGGCAGCCTGGACGCCGAGTTCAAGAAGGCCGTCACCGACGCCCTGCTGAAGCTGCCGCCGGACAAGGTGGGCAAGATCGGCGCCCTCCTCGACGTCGACCCGCCGGCGCCGCTGGTCGCCGTGGACAAGTCCACGTACCAGCCGCTGTTCGACCTGGCCGCGGCCCTGAACCTGACCGAGAAGGACGTCTGA
- a CDS encoding glycoside hydrolase family 2 TIM barrel-domain containing protein, whose translation MTFSHRRTPSDRTDSAAQTDGFTRRSALRGLAAAGFLAIAGDVFLAAPAHAATAPPVIPPLPETVSGVRTPLVPVTSGWRWTSSPPASFWASGTDTSSWHPLDVPGEPALQGETVPSDTECAYSVEVAVPADFAGKRVMLRFDGVYNYARLWVNGTAVRTHDGGFTTWYADITSLVTPGRKAVVTLGVTDRPTSIAGQSDYAHHIIGGILRDVTLVALPASHLTRLHADTTFDSGYKDATLTVTAAAAIKAGQSGTAVLTLTDPAGRPVTITPSKITLTGAETQQQAVIAVRSPLKWDAEHPHLYTLKATFTAGGVSQTVTRAIGFRQVKVEGNQLIVNGKPVHLLGVCHHSITEKQGRSTNPDMEEQAARLYKEANCNFIRTSHYPPTPGLLDWADRLGLYVEVEAPVCFQQSTVDDPAYTEQYMTQFAEMIERDRSHPSVIEWSVGNESGMGRNFASENTYAHETDPSRPTLFEDMGQRNGGDQTDIYSGHYPNLQNANGNAGQPIQYGEFAHVPCYNVATLKEDPGVRDYWGHSIAKLAAKFRATDGVVGGAIWAAIDEVFHLANGPVGYGEWGIIDLWRRRKPEFWLTQKAYSPVQIADGVLTGLTPGGAIPVSVMNWHDHSNLGELTVSWQTGSRSGTLQGVDIAPRQKGTVTVPAGAWSAGDTLRLTFRRGTALVDDYRLSLNTRAKPSFPSDSGTVPTVGETEGTITVTGVDAPFTVVFDKRTARLTDASADGTVILTSGPDLVISRAVPGQWAGASASARTADGQVVVTLKGRCGAIDTTFEVAVSPRGLLTTTYTLANPPSGQVSDVGVRYVLADGTDTLSWQRDAQWTAYPDDHIGRAAGTATRGRAAGADGYRTKPDWSWAQDTHSYFLFGKDGAAHWTNDFRSTKAQVRVARATTGKTGPGVQVESDGTDSVRMAPIEPVLIDDSSPDIVYTGAWTHADASADYTAGDLFGTESFTDATGAAAELTFTGTGVGLYSARADNLGMVRISVDGKPAETIDLYGPGKVPAQLVFRSALLAYGRHTVRVECTGDRNAASKGAFALVDAFQVVDPVIDDASEKVVYTGSWTHADSETWTDGDLGSTESFSRSTGDTATVRFWGTGVRVVCPKGPNQGIAEISVDGGTATEADLYAPGKQFQQRVFERTGLAEGEHTVRVRVTGRKNAAATDVHVVLDAFETLTSDSFPSRAPGVALIVSARINYPDLAWGNYIDPAITLPAGWSGTARVRLLP comes from the coding sequence GTGACGTTCTCTCACCGCCGCACACCTTCGGACCGCACGGACTCCGCAGCGCAGACCGACGGGTTCACCCGTCGCAGCGCGCTGAGGGGCCTGGCAGCGGCGGGATTCCTCGCCATCGCAGGTGATGTCTTTCTTGCCGCACCCGCGCATGCCGCCACGGCACCGCCCGTGATCCCGCCCCTGCCCGAGACGGTCTCCGGAGTACGGACCCCGCTCGTGCCCGTCACTTCCGGATGGCGCTGGACGTCCAGTCCTCCGGCATCGTTCTGGGCGTCGGGGACCGACACCTCGTCGTGGCACCCGCTCGACGTGCCGGGCGAACCGGCACTTCAGGGCGAGACCGTACCCTCGGACACCGAATGCGCGTACTCGGTCGAGGTCGCCGTTCCGGCGGACTTCGCCGGCAAGCGCGTCATGCTCCGTTTCGACGGCGTATACAACTATGCCCGGCTGTGGGTCAACGGAACTGCCGTACGCACCCACGACGGCGGCTTCACCACGTGGTACGCCGACATCACCTCCCTGGTGACACCGGGCCGCAAGGCGGTCGTCACCCTCGGCGTCACCGACCGGCCGACCAGCATCGCCGGTCAGTCCGACTACGCGCACCACATCATTGGCGGCATCCTGCGCGATGTGACGCTCGTGGCCCTCCCCGCCTCCCACCTCACGAGGCTGCACGCGGACACGACGTTCGACAGTGGTTACAAGGACGCGACGCTCACGGTGACCGCGGCCGCGGCGATCAAGGCCGGGCAGAGCGGAACTGCCGTGCTCACCCTCACCGATCCGGCGGGGCGGCCGGTCACGATCACGCCGTCGAAGATCACTCTGACCGGGGCGGAGACCCAGCAGCAGGCGGTGATCGCTGTCAGGTCCCCGCTCAAATGGGACGCGGAACACCCCCACCTGTACACCCTGAAGGCGACGTTCACCGCTGGAGGCGTCTCGCAGACGGTGACCCGGGCGATCGGATTCCGCCAGGTCAAGGTCGAGGGCAACCAACTGATCGTCAACGGCAAGCCCGTGCACCTGCTGGGCGTCTGCCATCACAGCATCACGGAGAAGCAGGGCCGTTCGACGAACCCGGACATGGAGGAGCAGGCCGCCCGGCTCTACAAGGAGGCGAACTGCAACTTCATCCGCACCTCGCACTACCCGCCGACACCGGGCCTGCTGGACTGGGCCGACCGCCTCGGACTCTACGTCGAGGTCGAGGCACCCGTCTGTTTCCAGCAGAGCACGGTCGACGACCCCGCCTATACCGAGCAGTACATGACGCAGTTCGCCGAGATGATCGAGCGCGACCGCAGCCACCCCAGCGTGATCGAGTGGTCGGTGGGCAACGAGAGCGGCATGGGGCGCAACTTCGCCTCGGAGAACACCTACGCCCATGAGACGGACCCCTCACGCCCGACGCTCTTCGAGGACATGGGGCAGCGCAACGGGGGAGACCAGACCGACATCTACAGCGGTCACTACCCCAACCTCCAGAACGCCAACGGCAACGCCGGCCAGCCCATCCAGTACGGCGAGTTCGCCCATGTGCCGTGCTACAACGTGGCCACGCTGAAGGAGGACCCCGGGGTGCGCGACTACTGGGGCCACAGCATCGCGAAGCTGGCGGCCAAGTTCCGTGCCACGGACGGAGTCGTGGGCGGCGCGATCTGGGCGGCCATCGACGAGGTGTTCCACCTGGCCAACGGGCCGGTGGGATACGGCGAGTGGGGCATCATCGACCTGTGGCGGCGCCGCAAGCCCGAGTTCTGGCTCACCCAGAAGGCCTACTCGCCGGTGCAGATCGCGGACGGGGTACTCACCGGCCTGACCCCGGGCGGGGCGATACCGGTGTCCGTCATGAACTGGCACGACCACAGCAACCTCGGCGAACTTACGGTGAGCTGGCAGACAGGCAGCAGATCGGGCACCCTCCAGGGAGTCGACATCGCGCCCCGGCAGAAGGGCACTGTGACCGTCCCGGCAGGCGCCTGGTCGGCGGGCGACACTCTCCGGCTCACCTTCCGGCGTGGCACGGCACTCGTGGACGACTACCGTCTCTCGCTCAACACCCGTGCGAAGCCCTCCTTCCCGTCCGACAGCGGCACCGTTCCCACCGTCGGCGAGACCGAGGGCACCATCACCGTCACAGGTGTCGACGCGCCGTTCACGGTGGTGTTCGACAAGCGCACCGCACGGCTCACCGACGCATCCGCCGACGGCACCGTAATCCTCACCAGCGGCCCGGATCTGGTGATCTCCCGTGCGGTTCCCGGTCAGTGGGCGGGAGCGTCGGCGAGTGCGCGTACGGCCGACGGGCAGGTGGTCGTCACCCTGAAGGGGCGCTGCGGCGCCATCGACACCACCTTCGAAGTGGCGGTCAGCCCCCGCGGGCTCCTGACCACGACCTACACGCTCGCCAACCCTCCCTCCGGCCAGGTCAGCGACGTCGGCGTACGGTACGTCCTCGCCGACGGCACGGACACCCTCAGCTGGCAGCGGGACGCCCAGTGGACGGCGTACCCCGACGACCACATCGGCCGGGCCGCCGGCACCGCGACCCGCGGTCGGGCTGCCGGCGCCGACGGTTACCGCACGAAGCCGGACTGGTCGTGGGCGCAGGACACCCACAGCTACTTCCTGTTCGGCAAGGACGGCGCCGCACACTGGACCAATGACTTCCGCAGCACCAAGGCGCAGGTCAGGGTTGCCAGGGCCACCACGGGGAAGACGGGCCCGGGTGTGCAGGTCGAGTCGGATGGCACCGACTCGGTCCGGATGGCACCGATCGAGCCGGTGCTGATCGACGACTCCTCCCCGGACATCGTCTACACAGGTGCCTGGACCCACGCGGACGCGAGTGCGGACTACACCGCCGGTGATCTGTTCGGAACGGAGTCCTTCACCGATGCCACAGGGGCGGCGGCGGAACTGACCTTCACGGGCACCGGAGTCGGACTGTACTCAGCCCGGGCGGACAACCTCGGCATGGTGAGGATCTCGGTGGACGGCAAGCCCGCGGAGACGATCGACCTCTACGGCCCCGGCAAGGTTCCGGCTCAACTCGTCTTCCGGAGCGCATTGCTGGCGTATGGCCGGCACACCGTAAGGGTGGAGTGCACCGGCGACAGGAACGCCGCGTCCAAGGGGGCCTTCGCGCTCGTCGACGCGTTCCAGGTGGTGGATCCGGTCATCGACGACGCCTCGGAGAAGGTCGTCTACACGGGGTCATGGACGCATGCGGACTCGGAGACGTGGACGGACGGGGATCTCGGGAGCACCGAATCCTTCAGCAGAAGCACAGGTGACACGGCGACCGTCAGGTTCTGGGGCACCGGAGTCCGTGTTGTCTGTCCCAAGGGCCCGAACCAGGGAATCGCCGAGATCTCCGTCGACGGCGGGACCGCCACCGAGGCGGACCTCTACGCACCGGGCAAGCAGTTCCAGCAACGGGTGTTCGAACGTACCGGTCTGGCCGAGGGCGAACACACCGTCCGCGTACGGGTGACCGGCCGCAAGAACGCTGCTGCCACGGACGTCCATGTGGTGCTCGACGCGTTCGAGACGCTGACGAGCGACTCGTTCCCGAGCCGGGCTCCCGGAGTCGCCCTGATCGTCAGCGCCCGCATCAACTACCCGGACCTGGCCTGGGGCAACTACATCGATCCTGCGATCACGCTGCCGGCCGGCTGGAGCGGCACGGCTCGGGTGCGACTGCTGCCCTGA